A window from Hemicordylus capensis ecotype Gifberg chromosome 2, rHemCap1.1.pri, whole genome shotgun sequence encodes these proteins:
- the LOC128341537 gene encoding cytochrome b-245 chaperone 1 isoform X1, which yields MVDREGLSGRTLWFLKHCILTVRIRKRLGSVGRGGGTCDCSWALSACYLKMYMQVENHSDSVLHLKRSPGIRSWSILVGISSVGLAAAYYSEDSLGWKLFYIAGCLFVAVQNLEEWEEAIFEKDAGKVFLKTFNLYKKLLTLSRAGQEQVVVPLDEIRAVNVEEEKVRYFGKGYLVVLRFVTGFSHPLTQSAVMGCRSDVEAVAKLITGFIELDKVPDNQDLENSSETDGSDTDETTNKYEH from the exons ATGGTTGATCGTGAAGGACTCTCTGGCAGAACTCTATGGTTTTTGAAGCATTGCATTCTCACCGTGCGAATTCGAAAACGTTTAGGAAGCGTCGGCCGAGGAG GTGGCACTTGTGATTGCTCTTGGGCACTATCTGCTTGTTATCTGAAGATGTACATGCAGGTTGAAAACCACTCAGACTCTGTTCTTCATTTAAAGAGATCACCTGGTATAAGATCTTGGTCTATCCTTGTAG ggATCTCTTCGGTAGGCCTTGCTGCTGCATACTACAGTGAAG ATAGCTTGGGATGGAAACTCTTCTATATTGCTGGCTGTCTCTTTGTAGCTGTGCAAAATCTGGAGGAGTGGGAG gagGCTATATTTGAAAAGGATGCAGGGAAAGTTTTCCTAAAGACATTCAACCTTTACAAAAAGCTCCTAACCCTGTCGAGGGCTGGCCAGGAACAAG TGGTGGTTCCATTGGATGAAATTCGGGCAGTTAATGTGGAAGAGGAGAAAGTACGTTACTTTGGAAAGGGCTACTTAGTTGTGTTGCGGTTTGTCACTGGTTTTTCACACCCTCTGACACAGAGTGCAGTGATGGGCTGTAGAAG TGATGTCGAGGCTGTAGCCAAGCTCATTACTGGTTTTATTGAACTAGACAAGGTACCAGATAACCAAGATCTTGAGAACAGCAGTGAAACGGATGGCAGTGATACTGATGAGACCACGAACAAGTATGAACATTAA
- the LOC128341537 gene encoding cytochrome b-245 chaperone 1 isoform X2: protein MYMQVENHSDSVLHLKRSPGIRSWSILVGISSVGLAAAYYSEDSLGWKLFYIAGCLFVAVQNLEEWEEAIFEKDAGKVFLKTFNLYKKLLTLSRAGQEQVVVPLDEIRAVNVEEEKVRYFGKGYLVVLRFVTGFSHPLTQSAVMGCRSDVEAVAKLITGFIELDKVPDNQDLENSSETDGSDTDETTNKYEH from the exons ATGTACATGCAGGTTGAAAACCACTCAGACTCTGTTCTTCATTTAAAGAGATCACCTGGTATAAGATCTTGGTCTATCCTTGTAG ggATCTCTTCGGTAGGCCTTGCTGCTGCATACTACAGTGAAG ATAGCTTGGGATGGAAACTCTTCTATATTGCTGGCTGTCTCTTTGTAGCTGTGCAAAATCTGGAGGAGTGGGAG gagGCTATATTTGAAAAGGATGCAGGGAAAGTTTTCCTAAAGACATTCAACCTTTACAAAAAGCTCCTAACCCTGTCGAGGGCTGGCCAGGAACAAG TGGTGGTTCCATTGGATGAAATTCGGGCAGTTAATGTGGAAGAGGAGAAAGTACGTTACTTTGGAAAGGGCTACTTAGTTGTGTTGCGGTTTGTCACTGGTTTTTCACACCCTCTGACACAGAGTGCAGTGATGGGCTGTAGAAG TGATGTCGAGGCTGTAGCCAAGCTCATTACTGGTTTTATTGAACTAGACAAGGTACCAGATAACCAAGATCTTGAGAACAGCAGTGAAACGGATGGCAGTGATACTGATGAGACCACGAACAAGTATGAACATTAA